In Oryza sativa Japonica Group chromosome 3, ASM3414082v1, one DNA window encodes the following:
- the LOC4333702 gene encoding CSC1-like protein RXW8 isoform X1, with product MKVGALLTSAGINISLCILFLSLYSVLRKQPQNVKVYFGRRIAEENSRLREAFILERFVPSASWILRSLRCTEDELLATAGLDAVVFNRILVFSIRIFSLAAFLCVLGVLPLNYFGQDMLHVRIPSASLETFTIGNMQERSRWLWVHCVALYIISGVACLLLYLEYKHIARLRLLHVSRASTNPSHFTVLVRGVPKSTKESISCTVESFFTKYHVSSYLSHQIIYKVGKLQKIVTGAKKAYKKFKHFKGTTVDQRCGPITYRCGLCGASSKSFELLPVEPEQEMKKHDVKDSELSLPDKDCGAAFVFFKTRYAALVVSEIVQTSNPMEWVTSLAPDRDDVYWSNLWLPYKQLWIRRIVTLSGSIVFMFLFLIPVTFIQGLTQLEQLQQRLPFLNGILKKKYITQLVTGYLPSVILQIFLYTVPPTMMFFSTLEGPVSHSERKRSACCKVLYFTIWNVFFVNVLSGSAISQVNALSSPKDIPMVLARAVPVQATFFTTYVLTSGWASLSSELMQLFGLTWNFIMKYVLRMKEDSYFVPSFPYHTEVPKVLLFGLLGFTCSVLAPLILPFLLVYFFLGYVVYRNQFLNVYCTKYDTGGLYWPIAHYTTIFSIVLTQIICLGVFGLKESPVAAGFTVPLIILTLLFNQYCSNRLRPLFKTLPAQDLIDMDREDEQSGRMDDIHHRLHSAYCQFADTDDIPLKGVHVDRDADASGSSGESSCKEDTNQPTTSDISHPTLEGLPVNRLRHAVRSLSSIIRLQKRGLSPQPAGPSADVNPQTA from the exons ATGAAAGTCGGCGCTCTTTTGACCTCAGCTGGAATCAACATTAGCCTCTGTATACTTTTTTTGTCACTGTATTCCGTTCTGAGGAAGCAACCGCAAAATGTTAAGGTCTATTTTGGAAGAAGGATTGCTGAGGAGAATAGTAGGCTCAGGGAGGCTTTTATTTTGGAGAGATTTGTTCCATCCGCTAGCTGGATTTTGAGAAGTCTTCGATGCACGGAGGATGAACTCTTAGCTACTGCTGGGTTGGATGCAGTTGTCTTCAATAGGATTCTTGTATTTAG CATACGCATATTCTCCTTAGCCGCTTTCCTTTGTGTACTTGGAGTTCTTCCACTGAATTATTTTGGACAAGATATGCTCCATGTACGGATTCCTTCAGCATCATTGGAGACATTTACAATTGGAAATATGCAAGAGAGATCAAGATG GCTCTGGGTCCATTGTGTTGCACTGTACATCATATCTGGTGTGGCTTGCCTTCTTCTATACCTT GAGTACAAGCATATTGCTAGGCTGAGGTTACTTCATGTTTCTCGAGCATCGACCAATCCTAGCCATTTTACTGTGCTTGTTCGTGGAGTACCAAAATCAACTAAAGAATCAATTAGTTGCACTGTTGAGAGTTTCTTCACCAAGTATCATGTGTCGAGTTACCTTTCTCATCAGATTATTTATAAAGTCGGGAAACTTCAGAAGATTGTG actGGTGCAAAGAAGGCTTATAAGAAATTTAAACATTTCAAGGGCACCACAGTTGATCAGAGATGCGGACCAATTACATATAGATGTGGTCTTTGTGGAGCTTCATCAAAGTCGTTCGAGTTGCTGCCTGTTGAACCTGAGCAAGAGATGAAAAAACATGATGTGAAAGATTCAGAGTTGAGCTTACCTGATAAG GATTGTGGTGCTGCTTTTGTATTTTTCAAAACTCGGTATGCAGCCCTGGTCGTATCAGAAATTGTTCAGACATCCAATCCTATGGAATGGGTTACTAGTCTTGCTCCAGATCGAGATGACGTATATTGGTCAAATCTTTGGTTACCCTACAAGCAGCTTTGGATTCGCCGTATAGTTACACTTTCGGGTTCTATTGTTTTTATGTTCCTGTTTCTCATACCTGTGACATTTATACAAGGTCTAACTCAGTTGGAGCAGCTGCAGCAAAGGCTCCCTTTCCTAAATGGCATATTAAAAAA GAAGTACATAACCCAGCTAGTGACCGGATACCTTCCCAGTGTCATCTTGCAAATATTTTTATACACTGTTCCCCCAACCATGATGTTTTTTTCTACATTAGAAGGACCCGTGTCCCACAGTGAAAGGAAGAGAAGTGCCTGCTGTAAAGTATTATACTTCACTATTTGGAATGTATTCTTTGTGAATGTCCTATCAGGTTCTGCAATTAGCCAAGTGAATGCGTTATCAAGCCCAAAGGACATTCCTATGGTGCTTGCTAGAGCGGTACCTGTacag GCTACATTCTTTACCACCTATGTACTGACTTCTGGTTGGGCTAGTTTATCATCAGAACTTATGCAACTCTTTGGTCTCACATGGAACTTTATAATGAAGTATGTTTTGAGAATGAAAGAGGATAGCTACTTTGTCCCGTCATTTCCCTATCATACTGAAGTGCCAAAAGTTCTGTTGTTTGGACTACTGGGATTCACATGCTCTGTATTAGCACCTCTCATCTTGCCCTTTTTACTGGTGTACTTTTTTCTTGGTTATGTTGTGTACCGCAACCAG TTCCTCAATGTTTATTGCACGAAATACGACACAGGTGGTCTGTATTGGCCGATTGCTCACTATACAACAATCTTCTCTATTGTGCTCACCCAGATCATCTGTCTTGGTGTCTTTGGGCTTAAAGAATCCCCAGTAGCTGCAGGCTTCACTGTACCTCTCATCATCCTCACTCTTTTATTCAACCAGTATTGCAGCAATCGTCTTCGGCCATTATTCAAGACTCTCCCTGCACAG GATTTAATTGACATGGACAGGGAGGACGAGCAATCGGGAAGAATGGATGACATTCACCACCGTCTTCATTCTGCTTACTGCCAGTTTGCTGACACTGACGACATACCTCTGAAAGGAGTTCACGTTGACAGAGATGCAGATGCAAGCGGAAGTTCCGGTGAATCTAGCTGCAAAGAAGACACCAACCAACCCACAACCAGTGACATTTCTCACCCTACACTGGAAGGACTCCCTGTAAACCGGCTACGGCATGCAGTGAGGTCGCTCAGTTCCATCATCAGGTTACAGAAGAGAGGCCTGTCACCACAGCCCGCTGGACCCTCCGCCGATGTAAATCCGCAAACTGCATAA
- the LOC134737521 gene encoding uncharacterized protein LOC134737521, with amino-acid sequence MCRQVKCETCGKSTWAGCGRHVASVHSQIADGQHCACRAWPGVATAAGEKDLAVTAAAAAAETAGGKTTSAAAGERSSSA; translated from the coding sequence ATGTGCCGGCAGGTGAAGTGCGAGACGTGCGGCAAGTCGACGTGGGCAGGGtgcggccgccacgtggcgtcgGTGCACAGCCAGATCGCCGACGGCCAGCActgcgcctgccgcgcctggcCGGGCGTCGCCACCGCAGCCGGCGAGAAGGACCTCGCTGtcaccgccgcagcagcagcggcggagacggccggCGGGAAGAcgacctctgccgccgccggggagcgtTCGTCTTCCGCCTAA
- the LOC107275599 gene encoding putative homeobox protein knotted-1-like 5, whose product MEQLHLLLASGGGSKASTTITPFCLARDHASTSSPSPAAVAAPAPPPEATSGSEQSIHGSGTGLQSSEAMIKAKIMSHPLYPSLLRAFVDCKKVGAPPEVVGRLSSLAVVTDVPQYSGDRCLPAQQPAADPELDQFMETYCYMLTRYGQELARPIQEAEEFFRGIEEQIDSLALGAYTRTICQLIIGFSLFRSE is encoded by the exons ATGGAGCAACttcatcttctccttgcaagcGGTGGCGGATCCAAGGCCAGCACCACAATTACTCCCTTCTGCCTCGCTCGAGATCATGCGTCCACTTCTtcgccatcgccggccgccgtggcggcgccggcgccgccgccagagGCGACCTCAGGCTCTGAGCAATCCATCCATGGCAGCGGCACCGGCCTGCAATCATCGGAAGCAATGATCAAGGCCAAGATCATGTCGCACCCTCTGTATCCGTCTCTCCTGAGAGCCTTCGTCGACTGCAAGAAg GTCGGAGCGCCACCGGAAGTTGTTGGCCGGctctcctccctcgccgtcgtcaccgacgTCCCGCAGTACTCCGGCGACCGGTGTCTTCCTGCACAACAGCCGGCGGCTGACCCTGAGCTCGACCAATTCATG GAAACCTACTGTTACATGCTGACGAGGTATGGGCAGGAGCTAGCGAGGCCAATCCAAGAAGCTGAAGAGTTCTTCAGGGGCATAGAGGAGCAGATCGACTCCTTGGCACTAGGTGCATATACTCGCACTATTTGTCAATTGATCATTGGCTTTTCCCTGTTCAGATCTGAATAA
- the LOC4333700 gene encoding uncharacterized protein, which translates to MTVPSSRASSRQRAGVVKAADVVVVSAGNVPAASHFLTAIHNHPLHALAAAPRHAAPGPPPLAPSRPRGRLRRPLDLPPELPAAAQQRHLHLRRRGRRARRRRRRPGERGVVTTSEAAASGPRPDPTSCGGRLRAGRRFPLFFFFVSCGRNNLTAQDNRLSRVSHTVGPSAHENIDFSRHLGVDGQIIRTEKSF; encoded by the coding sequence ATGACAGTGCCGTCGTCGCGTGCGTCGTCAAGGCAGCGAGCGGGCGTCGTCAAGGCAgcggacgtcgtcgtcgtctctgcGGGGAACGTCCCCGCCGCCAGCCACTTCCTCACCGCCATCCACAACCACCCTCTCCACGCCCTCGCCGCTGCCCCTCGCCACGCTGCTCCTGGGCCACCTCCTCTCGCGCCGTCGCGTCCGCGaggccgcctccgtcgtccgcTGGATCTGCCGCCCGAACTCCCCGCAGCGGCCCAACAACGCCACCTTCACCTTCGTCGTCGCGGCAGGCgggctcgacggcgacgacggcgaccgggCGAGCGTGGCGTGGTGACGActagcgaggcggcggcgagcgggcccCGCCCAGATCCGACGAGTTGCGGCGGCCGGTTGCGTGCGGGCCGGCGATttccgcttttttttttttttgtttcgtgCGGGCGGAATAATTTGACCGCacaggataatcgattatcccgtgtaTCCCATACGGTTGGCCCATCCGCACACGAAAATATTGATTTTTCCAGACACTTGGGTGTAGACGGACAAATCatccgcacggaaaaatcatTTTGA
- the LOC4333702 gene encoding CSC1-like protein RXW8 isoform X2: MKVGALLTSAGINISLCILFLSLYSVLRKQPQNVKVYFGRRIAEENSRLREAFILERFVPSASWILRSLRCTEDELLATAGLDAVVFNRILVFRLWVHCVALYIISGVACLLLYLEYKHIARLRLLHVSRASTNPSHFTVLVRGVPKSTKESISCTVESFFTKYHVSSYLSHQIIYKVGKLQKIVTGAKKAYKKFKHFKGTTVDQRCGPITYRCGLCGASSKSFELLPVEPEQEMKKHDVKDSELSLPDKDCGAAFVFFKTRYAALVVSEIVQTSNPMEWVTSLAPDRDDVYWSNLWLPYKQLWIRRIVTLSGSIVFMFLFLIPVTFIQGLTQLEQLQQRLPFLNGILKKKYITQLVTGYLPSVILQIFLYTVPPTMMFFSTLEGPVSHSERKRSACCKVLYFTIWNVFFVNVLSGSAISQVNALSSPKDIPMVLARAVPVQATFFTTYVLTSGWASLSSELMQLFGLTWNFIMKYVLRMKEDSYFVPSFPYHTEVPKVLLFGLLGFTCSVLAPLILPFLLVYFFLGYVVYRNQFLNVYCTKYDTGGLYWPIAHYTTIFSIVLTQIICLGVFGLKESPVAAGFTVPLIILTLLFNQYCSNRLRPLFKTLPAQDLIDMDREDEQSGRMDDIHHRLHSAYCQFADTDDIPLKGVHVDRDADASGSSGESSCKEDTNQPTTSDISHPTLEGLPVNRLRHAVRSLSSIIRLQKRGLSPQPAGPSADVNPQTA, translated from the exons ATGAAAGTCGGCGCTCTTTTGACCTCAGCTGGAATCAACATTAGCCTCTGTATACTTTTTTTGTCACTGTATTCCGTTCTGAGGAAGCAACCGCAAAATGTTAAGGTCTATTTTGGAAGAAGGATTGCTGAGGAGAATAGTAGGCTCAGGGAGGCTTTTATTTTGGAGAGATTTGTTCCATCCGCTAGCTGGATTTTGAGAAGTCTTCGATGCACGGAGGATGAACTCTTAGCTACTGCTGGGTTGGATGCAGTTGTCTTCAATAGGATTCTTGTATTTAG GCTCTGGGTCCATTGTGTTGCACTGTACATCATATCTGGTGTGGCTTGCCTTCTTCTATACCTT GAGTACAAGCATATTGCTAGGCTGAGGTTACTTCATGTTTCTCGAGCATCGACCAATCCTAGCCATTTTACTGTGCTTGTTCGTGGAGTACCAAAATCAACTAAAGAATCAATTAGTTGCACTGTTGAGAGTTTCTTCACCAAGTATCATGTGTCGAGTTACCTTTCTCATCAGATTATTTATAAAGTCGGGAAACTTCAGAAGATTGTG actGGTGCAAAGAAGGCTTATAAGAAATTTAAACATTTCAAGGGCACCACAGTTGATCAGAGATGCGGACCAATTACATATAGATGTGGTCTTTGTGGAGCTTCATCAAAGTCGTTCGAGTTGCTGCCTGTTGAACCTGAGCAAGAGATGAAAAAACATGATGTGAAAGATTCAGAGTTGAGCTTACCTGATAAG GATTGTGGTGCTGCTTTTGTATTTTTCAAAACTCGGTATGCAGCCCTGGTCGTATCAGAAATTGTTCAGACATCCAATCCTATGGAATGGGTTACTAGTCTTGCTCCAGATCGAGATGACGTATATTGGTCAAATCTTTGGTTACCCTACAAGCAGCTTTGGATTCGCCGTATAGTTACACTTTCGGGTTCTATTGTTTTTATGTTCCTGTTTCTCATACCTGTGACATTTATACAAGGTCTAACTCAGTTGGAGCAGCTGCAGCAAAGGCTCCCTTTCCTAAATGGCATATTAAAAAA GAAGTACATAACCCAGCTAGTGACCGGATACCTTCCCAGTGTCATCTTGCAAATATTTTTATACACTGTTCCCCCAACCATGATGTTTTTTTCTACATTAGAAGGACCCGTGTCCCACAGTGAAAGGAAGAGAAGTGCCTGCTGTAAAGTATTATACTTCACTATTTGGAATGTATTCTTTGTGAATGTCCTATCAGGTTCTGCAATTAGCCAAGTGAATGCGTTATCAAGCCCAAAGGACATTCCTATGGTGCTTGCTAGAGCGGTACCTGTacag GCTACATTCTTTACCACCTATGTACTGACTTCTGGTTGGGCTAGTTTATCATCAGAACTTATGCAACTCTTTGGTCTCACATGGAACTTTATAATGAAGTATGTTTTGAGAATGAAAGAGGATAGCTACTTTGTCCCGTCATTTCCCTATCATACTGAAGTGCCAAAAGTTCTGTTGTTTGGACTACTGGGATTCACATGCTCTGTATTAGCACCTCTCATCTTGCCCTTTTTACTGGTGTACTTTTTTCTTGGTTATGTTGTGTACCGCAACCAG TTCCTCAATGTTTATTGCACGAAATACGACACAGGTGGTCTGTATTGGCCGATTGCTCACTATACAACAATCTTCTCTATTGTGCTCACCCAGATCATCTGTCTTGGTGTCTTTGGGCTTAAAGAATCCCCAGTAGCTGCAGGCTTCACTGTACCTCTCATCATCCTCACTCTTTTATTCAACCAGTATTGCAGCAATCGTCTTCGGCCATTATTCAAGACTCTCCCTGCACAG GATTTAATTGACATGGACAGGGAGGACGAGCAATCGGGAAGAATGGATGACATTCACCACCGTCTTCATTCTGCTTACTGCCAGTTTGCTGACACTGACGACATACCTCTGAAAGGAGTTCACGTTGACAGAGATGCAGATGCAAGCGGAAGTTCCGGTGAATCTAGCTGCAAAGAAGACACCAACCAACCCACAACCAGTGACATTTCTCACCCTACACTGGAAGGACTCCCTGTAAACCGGCTACGGCATGCAGTGAGGTCGCTCAGTTCCATCATCAGGTTACAGAAGAGAGGCCTGTCACCACAGCCCGCTGGACCCTCCGCCGATGTAAATCCGCAAACTGCATAA
- the LOC136355793 gene encoding putative homeobox protein knotted-1-like 5 — MNKYSGYLNSLWTEISNKKKNSTGHLPRDARHKLLQWWHLHYRWPYPSEAEKAALAESTGLDKKQVTNWFINQRKRHWKPKPAAAMDAGFLQMHPRYGASSSSSPAAALRVEDGGGRRSAYHPRGGP; from the exons ATGAACAAGTACAGCGGCTACCTGAACAGCCTATGGACGGAGATctccaacaagaagaagaacagcACGGGGCATCTTCCCCGTGACGCTCGCCACAAGCTCCTCCAATGGTGGCACCTTCACTACAGATGGCCGTACCCATCG gaggcggagaaggcggcgctggcggagtcGACGGGGCTGGACAAGAAGCAGGTCACCAACTGGTTCATCAACCAGCGGAAGCGCCACTGGAAGCccaagccggcggcggccatggacgcCGGGTTCTTGCAAATGCACCCGCGGTACGGCGCTTCTTCCAGCagctctcccgccgccgcgctccgggtGGAAgacggaggaggacgacgaagtGCGTATCATCCGCGTGGTGGACCGTGA
- the LOC4333702 gene encoding CSC1-like protein RXW8 isoform X3: MKVGALLTSAGINISLCILFLSLYSVLRKQPQNVKVYFGRRIAEENSRLREAFILERFVPSASWILRSLRCTEDELLATAGLDAVVFNRILVFSIRIFSLAAFLCVLGVLPLNYFGQDMLHVRIPSASLETFTIGNMQERSRWLWVHCVALYIISGVACLLLYLEYKHIARLRLLHVSRASTNPSHFTVLVRGVPKSTKESISCTVESFFTKYHVSSYLSHQIIYKVGKLQKIVTGAKKAYKKFKHFKGTTVDQRCGPITYRCGLCGASSKSFELLPVEPEQEMKKHDVKDSELSLPDKDCGAAFVFFKTRYAALVVSEIVQTSNPMEWVTSLAPDRDDVYWSNLWLPYKQLWIRRIVTLSGSIVFMFLFLIPVTFIQGLTQLEQLQQRLPFLNGILKKKYITQLVTGYLPSVILQIFLYTVPPTMMFFSTLEGPVSHSERKRSACCKVLYFTIWNVFFVNVLSGSAISQVNALSSPKDIPMVLARAVPVQATFFTTYVLTSGWASLSSELMQLFGLTWNFIMKYVLRMKEDSYFVPSFPYHTEVPKVLLFGLLGFTCSVLAPLILPFLLVYFFLGYVVYRNQFLNVYCTKYDTGGLYWPIAHYTTIFSIVLTQIICLGVFGLKESPVAAGFTVPLIILTLLFNQYCSNRLRPLFKTLPAQGGRAIGKNG, from the exons ATGAAAGTCGGCGCTCTTTTGACCTCAGCTGGAATCAACATTAGCCTCTGTATACTTTTTTTGTCACTGTATTCCGTTCTGAGGAAGCAACCGCAAAATGTTAAGGTCTATTTTGGAAGAAGGATTGCTGAGGAGAATAGTAGGCTCAGGGAGGCTTTTATTTTGGAGAGATTTGTTCCATCCGCTAGCTGGATTTTGAGAAGTCTTCGATGCACGGAGGATGAACTCTTAGCTACTGCTGGGTTGGATGCAGTTGTCTTCAATAGGATTCTTGTATTTAG CATACGCATATTCTCCTTAGCCGCTTTCCTTTGTGTACTTGGAGTTCTTCCACTGAATTATTTTGGACAAGATATGCTCCATGTACGGATTCCTTCAGCATCATTGGAGACATTTACAATTGGAAATATGCAAGAGAGATCAAGATG GCTCTGGGTCCATTGTGTTGCACTGTACATCATATCTGGTGTGGCTTGCCTTCTTCTATACCTT GAGTACAAGCATATTGCTAGGCTGAGGTTACTTCATGTTTCTCGAGCATCGACCAATCCTAGCCATTTTACTGTGCTTGTTCGTGGAGTACCAAAATCAACTAAAGAATCAATTAGTTGCACTGTTGAGAGTTTCTTCACCAAGTATCATGTGTCGAGTTACCTTTCTCATCAGATTATTTATAAAGTCGGGAAACTTCAGAAGATTGTG actGGTGCAAAGAAGGCTTATAAGAAATTTAAACATTTCAAGGGCACCACAGTTGATCAGAGATGCGGACCAATTACATATAGATGTGGTCTTTGTGGAGCTTCATCAAAGTCGTTCGAGTTGCTGCCTGTTGAACCTGAGCAAGAGATGAAAAAACATGATGTGAAAGATTCAGAGTTGAGCTTACCTGATAAG GATTGTGGTGCTGCTTTTGTATTTTTCAAAACTCGGTATGCAGCCCTGGTCGTATCAGAAATTGTTCAGACATCCAATCCTATGGAATGGGTTACTAGTCTTGCTCCAGATCGAGATGACGTATATTGGTCAAATCTTTGGTTACCCTACAAGCAGCTTTGGATTCGCCGTATAGTTACACTTTCGGGTTCTATTGTTTTTATGTTCCTGTTTCTCATACCTGTGACATTTATACAAGGTCTAACTCAGTTGGAGCAGCTGCAGCAAAGGCTCCCTTTCCTAAATGGCATATTAAAAAA GAAGTACATAACCCAGCTAGTGACCGGATACCTTCCCAGTGTCATCTTGCAAATATTTTTATACACTGTTCCCCCAACCATGATGTTTTTTTCTACATTAGAAGGACCCGTGTCCCACAGTGAAAGGAAGAGAAGTGCCTGCTGTAAAGTATTATACTTCACTATTTGGAATGTATTCTTTGTGAATGTCCTATCAGGTTCTGCAATTAGCCAAGTGAATGCGTTATCAAGCCCAAAGGACATTCCTATGGTGCTTGCTAGAGCGGTACCTGTacag GCTACATTCTTTACCACCTATGTACTGACTTCTGGTTGGGCTAGTTTATCATCAGAACTTATGCAACTCTTTGGTCTCACATGGAACTTTATAATGAAGTATGTTTTGAGAATGAAAGAGGATAGCTACTTTGTCCCGTCATTTCCCTATCATACTGAAGTGCCAAAAGTTCTGTTGTTTGGACTACTGGGATTCACATGCTCTGTATTAGCACCTCTCATCTTGCCCTTTTTACTGGTGTACTTTTTTCTTGGTTATGTTGTGTACCGCAACCAG TTCCTCAATGTTTATTGCACGAAATACGACACAGGTGGTCTGTATTGGCCGATTGCTCACTATACAACAATCTTCTCTATTGTGCTCACCCAGATCATCTGTCTTGGTGTCTTTGGGCTTAAAGAATCCCCAGTAGCTGCAGGCTTCACTGTACCTCTCATCATCCTCACTCTTTTATTCAACCAGTATTGCAGCAATCGTCTTCGGCCATTATTCAAGACTCTCCCTGCACAG GGAGGACGAGCAATCGGGAAGAATGGATGA